The sequence TTAGGATAATTTGGACGGCTGGGAATTAGATCGAGTTATCTTCCACGTGTGTAATACATGTTGTAGCATGCATTAGCTTCACTCGAAAGCTTCATCGCCCGAGTCGACTTGCTTTTCATCTCTTAATGGACGTTCTTGGGGGACCTCCTTAATTGGCTACGCAAGTATCTTTAGCAATGAAGTCCACGTACTCTTGGCAGCAAGACGGGGACATTGTTCGTCCTAACAAtccgtgtgtatgtgtgtgtgtgtgtgtgtgtaacctGGAGTTAGTTGAGACCGAAAGACGGACGTCGGTAGGATTTGGGATCTTTGTCCTTCCGACTGTTCACGAAGACACCGCGAAGTTCTCGTAACTTCGCGCCGATTGAGGCAAACTCTACTATCCGATAACTTCCACCAGTCAAAGACTAGTGCGACGTGcaaacacacatatacacaaacacattttctctctcctctctctcacGCACACTTCTGCCACATTGGATTCGCCGTTACACGTCGGTGCGCTGTAGATAGGTCCTTTTCCTGGTGGGACCCAGGATTACAGCAAGCACTCCGGATTACCGGGTTTGGTGGTACCAGAAATGTCATATCCTTGGGAATTGGTTTCTCCGGGATGTATTACGTGAAATCGGTCTAATTATGTTTCTGAGAGTATTAAGACATTTACGGTATATTTCGTCACTAGGGATgtggatataaaaaataattggctTACAATGTGACGTCTCTGATATATTGGATTGAAATTCAGGAGGAGGCTTCGTAACACGAAACCTCCTAATCAGAAGTAATTAAGTTTCGCCGAGAGCTGCTGATTAATAAGCATCCTTGTAATTATGTTCACGAAACGCCCAATTACTTACATTCTTCCCTAATAAAGGAGAGAAAATGCTGTAAGCTCAAATATACTCATGATATATCAAGAATCATTTATAGCTAAAATATTTAGAgcttatttaacattttataaattttacattttctgaaaaataataaatcagtaCAGCCGATATCTGTTGTACAAATCTTaggataaatataatataaacgtaCGTGACCTATAAAGTGCTTTAAAATAACAGACCACATTTGTAGCGGTAAAACATGTATGcgcgtaaaaaataaaagacagaTTTTATATGTCTATAATAATGCGCGTAttgatagaataaaaattgattgaataaaaaaaatttattattaatgtaagaattttaagagctttctttaaaatattttttctttcataaaaattttcacagaaaaaagtttttccgaCGCTTAAAAGCGcgtaagtaattaaaataaaaaagcattaattataagaatatgtCCGCGCAAAtcaactcttttttttatctttcaatgTAATAAATTCGGATTTACATGAACGATCGAATAATTTCTCTTCAAACGTGTCCAAAAGTGGCGCAGAATTAATGATATTgctacataattaaaatactgtGCAATGTAGCCGCTATCCGATATACTGAGCATAGTTTTGTGGTTTACTCTCCAGAGGCATGAAAATTACCTTGAAATTAGGGTGCTCTAATGGCTGtgataattgatatttgatGCGTGTCGCAGCTTCTCTTCCACATTGTTTCACGTGACATACATTGTTTCCTgtacatatatagttattataaataatctacTGCTTTTGAACACACTGCATCACCTAGATAGTTTTCATTATTCCTGCAGTCATAATCGTAACTactttttcaaagataaaagatCTGACGCGTTTTTGTTATATTCTCTCTCAAAGTTatactaatttataatttagaaataaatttattttcttcgtttaaattgtttaattctaCATCAGggaatcaattttatatgctATTATCCACTCAATcttcattattttgattttacaaattatttatgcaaaCAAACATATTTCTACACTGCAATTtctgttatattataaaaaatacaaaagaaatattcataatctgtaaaaaatattggatagtTCCATTCgtacaataattattgctCAACTGCGATTGTATGTCACAAAGCTgtcattttatttagttttatatttaattgtcacAGTGATAATCTATAGTGGTATAGTAATCTTTTTAATAGTTAcagctattttttttattatcaactctgttaaaagaaattaattaaaaaattcttccattttcaaaactaaaaaatattatattatctataattgtaaaaactgTTTCTTTTTGTTGCAGATCACGTGGGTGAGACGGAGGGACAGACAGTTGCTAACAGTCGGTACTAGTACACACTCCATTGACAAAAGATTTGTCGTCAGGCACTCGAGCACCGATTGGCAACTCACAATACGCACTGTAACTGTAGACGATGCCGGCATCTATGAATGTCAGGTAATTTAATAAGCCTTTTAttcctaaatatatttttaagtttcaggatatttatttttttgtggtgttgtaatttttatttagaatatatttttatttgtatttttatattttaataagatatcatgttaaaaaataatattttatctttgatcatatctctctctttcagagttctgtacaaatatatatgtaaaaagaataaaaagaagtcccatatacatatataattgcattttgtaatttttgttagttcacattaaattttcataataataaggATTTTTCCTGTCGAATTACTGacatatcaataaatatgAGATAGATTTTTACTGTTTAgtcgtttttattttagaacgCGAGatgaagttaatttttaatactgtttgAGTGAAATAACGCTTGTTTTTAGGTGTAAATTGAGTAATTTTTAACGTACGATTCCGTGACACTTTGTTAAAGGTTTCGCAATCTAAAATGTCAGTTGAAATGCCAGAGCGATCAGTCACAAGTATTTTAGGTCGTGGTGATTGGCCGCGACTTCAACCCCATCTAGATTTCTCTAAAGGACAATAGCTTTGACGATGTGAAtacaatgttaatatatattatagcatAATCCGCTTGTTagcttataatttaaaactagTCATTGTTGTGCGGAAAATGCTCAAGTTACGATGTCCCGACTTCTTCATATTTTATCATctgcaatatcatatttatatgaaatatatattagattgCTTGCCATTGTATTATTCCAATCAATATATAATCGGATTTGTATTTAAAggtcaatttatttttaaagtatctatgcatctttaaaaaaaagttttccttGTTACATCAACAACTAGAATTATATAGACAATCagattgttaaaattaaatagctattattttataacgcgAATTAACTTTTTCTTGTGACATTTGTTCttgaaaatctaaaaatatttaaacaaaaagaaattttgcatgtagtgtattaatttatttttacattatatgctAATGAATATGTCAGGTTTCTTCTACAGTATAATATTAGATTCATTTCACTCTATCTATTTCTATATCACTAAATAACAGCTATTTCTCGATTGTATTTCCTGATTGTAATCCTGTACAAATGTTCCAGCTCTTTCGAATTCGCGTTTTAACGCAGTAGGAAAAGTTAAAAGGTATTGCTATGTTACGATTGCAGGTGACGTCGCATCCGGTGCAGCGAAACTTCGCTCGTCTCAAGATTACGGAGGCGTACTCGATAATACCGGGTGCGCCTGATCTGCACGTGAAGCAAGGCTCGAGCCTCCGTTTGGAATGCCAACTTATGGCGGCCACGGAAAAGCCCCTTTACGTCTTCTGGTATCGTCAGGGTCGTATGATAAATTACGACGAGGAGCCCGGCGTCGATGTCAAGCTCACAACGAGCGGCTCCATTCTGACGGTGAACAAAACGAAGCTTACGCACGACGGTAATTATACGTGCGTACCTAGCAATGCCAAACCGGCGTCCGTCATGGTCCACGTGATCGAAGGTGAGAAAAAAAACACGAAGCTATAGCATCATTAGTTTCAAGTTTCagctttcattaaatttagttCGGAATTTCATGTTAATTGAGGGAAATTTTCAAACGTGAAATTAgtccaataaaatattactttgtgCTGTGCTGTCCGTGTTGGTTGttggaatatattttaatcgtaaataaattttttatttggtgaAAAGATCATTCATTTAATCTATTTAACGGAATAATAACGCATTATACTTCCTAGAATGTTAAACACTGCATAAGATTTCAATAAAAGGTATTAGATATCCTCATAATACAGAAATCTTTATCGCAAATTGTGTTGCGAATACCTACAGATTAAGGAATTAAACTTGTGTTTCTAAACCAGGAAATTTTGAGCATAACGTAAATGTGAAACCAGATcatctctttttatattaaatgcgaTTCCATCAATATCGACATACAAGGGGAAGAATCTCTCGGTGTTTAAACTTCATTAGTTTTCCGCTGGATTCACGATTGTATGGCAAACTAATACAGATTACAGCGACGCGATCGTTAAAAATCCGACTTTAGCGATAATTCCTGCGGTACGCGAGCTGCCTGCGGATTGTGTCAGTAGGCCGAAATTACGGATTTAAAACGCAATGGTAATTGACTCGCTCGCTCCAGTTACTTCCGGCGAAGAAGAGATCAGCCGCCGATCGGCCGGTAGGGGAACTTCCACGAAACTTGAATATTCATTAGAGTAAGTGCCGAACAATTAAACGGCTCGTAGGGAGCTCGTTACGATCGGATTTAGCGGCTCTCGCAGACGCATTCATCCCGCAATCCCGCACAGCTCGCCCGCGATAACAGAAGGAGGCGCTTCAAAATTGTACGACCGTCTCTCTAACGACGAAACTTTTACAAAACCTCCTCGAGTTTGCTCCGCGAAGACAAAGTTCGAACGCAATTTTTTGAAAGTACAGCGTATAACTTCGGGCCAGTTTTTACTTACACACTTTAATGTGCTTAGTAAGTACGTAACAACGCGATAGTGTCCGTAAAACATTATCAAacttatctattattttttctttatacaagATAATACTGCACCCTTCCTTTCTTCTCcttccattttattttaatctttttttgtacTCGTGCCGCGACACGGCTTCGACATCGCCAATCGTCAAAAGTTTTTCTATGGCATTAGTGTAGATTATATTAAGCCTCTTTACATTAAACTTTACGGTCTTGTTTATTCaagcttatataaaaatagaggatataatattacaagttGGAGGAAAAAAATACAGCAGCTAAAGtttgaaaagatttttatgtcagataaatttattattcggcAGTAGAAGTATTAGAGTATTTAGCTAGAtaaatatctgaaaataattttgttcgattataaaaataataattatgtatgacgctcaaacataaataaatgctgtaaaaagttttaaacgtTCTACTAATCAGCTCAAACGTAAtgcacataattattttaagtctaataaaattgcagaaaTCTGTAtctaattagatttttaaattttaacaaagcCGTTCTTTCCATGTATTATAGctattatatttagattaagTATTtgggaattaatttttactatataatGAGAatgtcttattattattattattaatgctcACGTTACCacatattcaattttaactttctcattcttataaataatacagtaaaaaatttgttcaacATTTATTCAACGTTGAAAAAGATATtccaataacaatttaaaaaaaaaattactaaaacaTTGCTTATCTCTTGTGTTCGATAATTTGTTAAGAATTATatgtgggggggggggaattgCGAAAAAATGGACACTATTGAAGTATTTTGGAATTGAATTTTAGCATTCTAAAGAGTAGTTTACTTTGTGGGATTTTGGGGCAGCGTGAAAAGAAGGAATTGCCTTGGGGAAACTCGAGAAGTTCGATAGATATTCATCCACTGTTTGCCATGTCCCCGTATGATGCTGAAGCACGTGACAACCAGGGAACGTCACGCACGTGACCAGATTGTCGAGCGGTATTTTCTACAAGAAGAAATGTGAAATGATCCGCGTTTTATCTTATATCTCAACTAAGAACGTCGAACGACATGAGATCGTTTAAAACGTTGTTTCTGCTCCCGGGGGAAGGCTTTACCGCTCCGTATGAGAAGACCACTTTCTTGCTTCTCTGCGCGCTGAACTTCTGTTCTAGTTTACACATGTGTatctttaaatctttatttatctttcttttattatcgatATCAGAACAACGATAACACTATATTCTTTGTGCGCTATTAATCTGATTTATTCGGCCTTTATTTGCGTATCCATTATTTCTAGAATTTACACACATAAAAAGAATCCGTTATCTCTGTTACTTCTTTTATTAAGTCAAGCTACTATAGTTGAGAGAATAATGATTTGCACAAGAAATACTCAAATTTCTCATGGGATGTGTGcttataaagaataataatgtatcgaataacaaatattgtttaagATAGTATacgaaaatgaaaataaatagcaaataaaaatctataacaaTTTCTTAGTATATTtctttgtgaattttttatggaaaaatgGAAAGAGATAGAgcaattatgtttatttcattcAGAGATCATGTAgagatcatatttttctttatatacatttaaattttattaaaaaataatataaaaaccgTCACtgactttaataataaaagacatCGGtatattcaagttttttaaatcatggttttttattaaaatggtaTTTACATTACTGCTCCCACAGAAAAGAAAAGCAAAATGACAAActttataaagttgaaacataaATCTAGTGCTTGATGTTTATCGAAATATTTCGTTTGAAGAAAGTTGGTCAAAGTCAATATAACGGTTTTTCGCTATAAATTTTGCTTGTTTTTTAGTTGCGACAAAATatcgcaattaattaaaaaattctatattaagCATTGATTTTTAGTGTCTTAAAGAAgtgtataaatttgtaaaccGTCttcgaaatattatatttataatggtcacgctttttgaaaaaattttaacagcgatattattttatattactttttaacgaaATGTCAAATAGAAAAgagtgtgtgtttgtgtgtgtgtgcgtgtgtggtTTTTATAATGGAATAAACATATCTATCTCTTTCcgttatttcataaaaaattaacaaaggcTTCGTttagatgtatatatatgtgaatattaatatatattctaaagAAAGTTTCCAGCGATTTGCCGCGTTACAATCCTAAGCCCTTCGCAACTACGAGCGagtgataatttaaaattgagcAAATCACTCGAATCTGTATTTGTGCCGTGTGCTTTTGCGCCATGTGAAAGCCATTTTTCTAATCTCATTGCAGAGGAGGAGAAGCCAGCGGCGATGCACGGGGGCGACAGAAGGAACCTCAGCCCGGCAATTTTGGCGAGCAACTTTCTCGTGTCCCTCCTGGCGGCCGTCAGCTGGAGGATACCGAGTTTCACGAACCTTTACCCGACGTGAATTACCGCCGCCCCGGCGACGTTCTTCGGCCCGTGTGTCCCCCGCGACCTGACGGCGGGCCCGGCGAGGAAACGAGTTCCCGAAGTCGTTGTCCCGCTGCCTGGTGCCTCGGCACGAGCCCCCACGCTCACTTTCGACCCGGGAAGAAACTCCGGTTGCCGGGGATGATTGTGCGCGTGATACCGCGAACTCCGGCGACACCCCGGTTTACCTTACGTGTGTCTCTTTTGCGTATACTAGATAGACGCTATTCGGGGTTGACAGTCGCGCTGGTTCGACGGCGTCCTGTAGCTCAAGGACAGAGAGTCGCCGGTGAGTCCGAGTTTGTTTCGATACGGTGCGCCcaccctgtgtgtgtgtgtgtgaaaccCGTGTCTTCAGCCCTCCGCATCTTATCTTCCATCTTGCTGCCCGTTCTCGCGCGAGTGCCCGCGTAAATGTGCTTGCCGGGACGACTGTACTCCGTTTTGGAATTGAGCTAGCGATTTACTGTAGGATACGTTTTACTCTTAAATTCTCGCGTAATTCTCTCTATGCGTTTCGTTGCGCGCGATGTTACAGTccaaactctctctctctcttcctttcttctGTCGACGATAACGATGACAAACAAGATTACGGCGTGTAAATACGAACGCAATTTCTCTTGTTGCACCTAGATATTCTTTTGTGTACGATAAATCGTATGAAACAATAATTCAAAGGGAGTATTGAAAAGATGGATAATTTCGAAATAACAATACAAAATCTCGCCATGTGAATGTAACATACCGTGATAAATTTCGTGACGAATTTTATCgtgaataatatttctgtattacAAATGTGTTCTCCTTTCATTATATCGTCTTGACCGTGCAATATGGTTTTCCCGCGACAGAATTATGAATCAATTACTTTGGATGTAACCGCGTGGACCGCAATGAGACCAGAGGATTATGGAACTATGGTACTAAGGTACGTCGTAAGATACGCATTGGTGAAAAAGTCGCGCGAGCGGGAGGGGAGATGCCCGATTTGTTTGGACAGGAAACTCGGTTTCTCGCAGGAAATTCGTTTTCCGATGTGCAACCCTTCCGCTCGATATGCGGCTCGTCGATATCTTTCGGTGTGCGTGATTCGGTGAGTCGTTTTCTTCGTACGTGCGCAttctacatatatacatatatacacgtatatattCGTTACGTACAGACAAATGTACACGGCGGGAGCTCGATTTATCGTTCTTCCAATTAATCGCGGTACCGTTCATATTTTCGAATCCCATAGTGATTTGTATCGCTTATCGTTTTGCCGCATTCATTGATTGCGCCGCATGTTTTTGTTTGGCCCAAACATCCCTTTCGATTGCGTTTGATCGAGCTTTCACCGTACGTACGGATACGTTATTGCATAACGTAGAGGCTGCTGCGAAAATTCTGTTTGTCGTGACCAGCATTCGCGGCGGGAccgtaataataatgataaatcgTACTCTTTGATTGAATCTGCTACCGTCAAGcctcttttattttacaaattaaattcaccaataaaaaaaaaaatggaaaaacattCTATCCGAACGCCATGCTctattataatagataaacACGGGACTTGGAGGTAAAAAATATCGTGTATTGATTTGACCGGTATGCGGTGTACAACGACGGAAATGCACTTTCAAACGTGTGAAGACTGTAAATTCCGCCCTACGGTAATCTTGTTATCTTTTGCCGGTAGCGGagagtttaaataaatcttctttCGAGCCGGTGTACGTTTCTTCGAAAACGCGACAGGATAAGACAAGCAGATTTTTCGCAAGACAACTTGATTACGCGAAACCTGAGGTGGATGAGCGACGTTCTTTCCGCGCGTTCTGTAGAAGCCTTACCTCAATTTCCCGCTGACTCCCGCAatgccgtcgtcgtcgtcgtcattgcGAGAAAGTTCTTTATCCACACCTCGCGACTCTCCGGGTGGTGGGTATACACTGAAGCATCCtcgctctctatctctctctgtTTGTTCGCCCAGTGTATAcctatctttaaataaatgataaatgcaAACCTTCGTTCAAACCGAACGAATGTCCGACGTGAACACAAAAGAAGAAACGTGGGGGAGACGGCGAGCGCGAGAGGGCGAGCGTTTGCTCTCCGTTCGTTTGCTCCCCGTTCTTTTTTTCCGCTCTTCTTCTGGTGTATACCCACTTTCATATGTCCTCAAGATTGATGAATAATCCAGCTTCGGATGGGACGCGCGTCACGCGAACGATGCGAGCGATCAGGATCTTTCAGGGCGCAAAAAAATACACTCCTTCAATTGTTTTAACGAAATTGGACTAATACTTTATCTTACTTTTGTGTAATTCCATGGATGGTGGAAACGACTTTTCCCATCGAGCGGAACTGTGTTCCTCGTTTCATTGAAATAgtgaaaataatgcaaataaagtGAAAACCCAAAAGACGAGATATTTAAAAGGCGCTTAAAAGTCATCTTCTAGATTCTTTTATATCCTTTAGATTCTTTTTTCCCGGGTACTTAGCgccacaaatttaaaaatgtaaaataatgaagAGGCAGAGAAAAGAAGCGAAGGAGTGTATCTCGGAAGAATTCTCGCATTTCTCGGTGTTTCGCGAACGTTTCGCGAGAGATCGATGCGCTGATCTCGCAACTTTCTGcgaggggagagggggaaaTGCAATGAGCGTTCATGGTCTTTAAACCATACATTGAGTTTTATGCGCGGCACGCACGACACGTGACGATGCGGCCGCGGACTCGCGCTCATCAACGTTATTTATCTGAATACGTGGAATCAATGTAAATACTAAACATTCTAACTACGCAttcaataaaacattaatcgTGACACTATgcgaatgtaataaatttattcccTACGTCTTGTAAAATATTCCCgttcattattttgaataattcgaAGTTACTTCgacatagatatttttattagttaggTATTGTGCAATCTTTTAGAGTACACAGTGTAAAAACGTTTGTGtaagtaataataagatataaaagtgTTATGAAAATAccatttagattttttaaataaattttttatttccaattcTTCCTTTAagtcaattattaatatactatttagatactacttaaatttaataatattcaaagtagctatttttttttaaggtttatctttaagtatttcatgcttttatgtatatttatatatagattaaaaattatatatatatatatatatagaatatttggCAACAGGTGGCAGAAAATTTAAGGAATGATTTTAAATGTGaagatataattgaaatacaaaatttttaataactcttatattttttttttcatctaaaatcactataaattttctcttcaaATGTTTTCCTGTTGCTAGACACTTTATATaacattctttatttattagaaattttccAGTAATTTTTAGACCTGTtgacattttgtaatataattttatttttattctttacaaaaaaaaatttataaatatgcctaaaacatacaatatatttatcgaTTATAATTcttagttattttatattttgtatgcatgtattttatagtttaattaattttttctgtattataaaatcaatgaaCCTACTTTTTTTATGGTGCAAAAACAAGAACAGTTTAGCACACAATTCATTCATTGACTTCTTGACGACAGCTTTATGATGCAGGTAAGAGAAAAACGCAGTTTCACTGCATGCAACCAGGTGTTTTTGCGGACCACTTAGCATTTCTCCTCTACAGAAAACAGAATCTTAATaacgaattattatttctcgcgTCGCAATTCGCATGCAACCTATTATAATCTATTACGACTTATTTTGCATGAACACGTATGCTCGCGTGTTTATTCTCTTTAATCATTCGTATAACGGCATCTATGCAAATGTTACGAGTTCCTACTGCGTCTAAACTTCTTATCATTGTAAATTCCAATATTTTAGCagttcttattttattttttttgcataatctgttatatattttatgtaaataatgtaaGTAATTGgctgattgaaaattattatgaatgtTCTATGGCAATAGGGGTTTGCATGTTTTGAagtgaatatattatacaattagtAAACGTATTTTTGTAAGTTTAAACTAGAATCTCATTtgataacttaaaattttttaaacaggtATTATGTAAACGATAACAACgagaatacaataattatttatagtatttaagaaaaaaataatgaattaatcaaattctatgcattttatgtgattttattttatctccaagcatatttcaaattattttgtatacacaaaaaaatataattattttgctgaatgagattctacaaaaaatatgatagATTTTTAACTAGACAATTGCATGAACTAACTGAAGTGTCCGTCGGCTACCAATTCGTAGCAATCACGTTGAATTTGAAAGCGGAAACGGAACAACATGAAACGGAACAATCGCGGTGAGTCTTTTGTCGCAGCAATAAACCACACATCTACTGAAAATACTTGGTATCTTCGATATAACAAATGCGAATTCTATACTCTCGGTTCCGATTCGTAGAAAGAAATCCGCTTAATCGCGCATTGAATTCGACAGAACAGAAATAGTTAGACAAAATTTGACCCACAGATAAGTCGGCAAAAGACGGAAAAAAACCGACAGGTGCCCGATAAAGTCGTCAATAAAATTCCACTTCCATATGGAAAAATACACGGGCTGACCGCGTGTTCCATCAATATAATAAGAG is a genomic window of Monomorium pharaonis isolate MP-MQ-018 chromosome 7, ASM1337386v2, whole genome shotgun sequence containing:
- the LOC105838753 gene encoding limbic system-associated membrane protein gives rise to the protein MIIMKTLWIVVVILLEIHLYFTVSQAKHQQNSSANNAIAPLNAPESKNEDVLEGPIGEVLAQSGTTAILPCKITDPGAGTITWVRRRDRQLLTVGTSTHSIDKRFVVRHSSTDWQLTIRTVTVDDAGIYECQVTSHPVQRNFARLKITEAYSIIPGAPDLHVKQGSSLRLECQLMAATEKPLYVFWYRQGRMINYDEEPGVDVKLTTSGSILTVNKTKLTHDGNYTCVPSNAKPASVMVHVIEEEEKPAAMHGGDRRNLSPAILASNFLVSLLAAVSWRIPSFTNLYPT